The Harpia harpyja isolate bHarHar1 chromosome 13, bHarHar1 primary haplotype, whole genome shotgun sequence genome contains a region encoding:
- the URB2 gene encoding unhealthy ribosome biogenesis protein 2 homolog isoform X1, protein MAAIYSGIYLKLKSAKTSWEEKLKLARFAWISHQCVLPNKEQVLLDWVSHALVSYYNKKSELEDEVVEKLWAYLDNVIHSRRLQNLLKSGKTIGLSFSIAQVINERLSEACSQKTQQNIGTVLSCSSGILSTPSLSIIYTAKCELLVDLLSKLSKLACQQLASDDAVGSQLFSVLQLTFAQYLLIQRQQTNPNRVFGQVTSHLLQPCLLLRHLLSVRSWTQADDNHVRQHLSREIRNQVETLLQAGLFQPELFSSYKEELLPEQELQEKKKGALKSLLLPVNTVQTKLGSGCCEPALHGAVVAGSVSLLYKLFLDSYSKAENHLVCFHMLSRLFGCLRLSGLQQGVREDTLSSADWSTDLLALEQLLNLVFSSDIYNVASDRIRHKEVQFGFYRKLAQMLIRHSQASIPAWFRCLKLLMSLNHLIVEPDLDDLVASAWIDAKVSEPRTNKPQEALINTMFQTYSKLRQFPRLFEEVLTVICWPAADELRPPVFSAGLTVKLRECLLELPPSQILDILCLFVEKCQTLIIPAVEGSADMALKLLSVSSVLHAFLFNMRSLDDVTPSPVVLRTQSLLAKMQKGVIQPLMELLQAPRGEEEKSDLWLRKASDSALLLVYTWVEVDNLFGVSCSKYVSPTAEIAAAVTEPAARHWGISAFLPGVEEQCWERVMELADSFASTSKYCLELLTLQKMKMILMQTKADLQALQHAAAFILESGRSSMSRGESEPWDGDISTISDVTYPTAHWHLVISNLTILLPYISLKDVEYIANVLLETLVLAKAQEAATDQEPSISIGKISLGLMHSSFLPEMKVLHCAFLTSLIHQIARVLPTAARDSVDLPLQLLAADNIPWHEEILAPCRPVDPLEEPSENKLLKDELSLSWKTLEKVAQCIVLLAKNDCPVILKESQLENCLGLLEIASLLKLDSLLPSDCTRCFLVLLSLLVNTRASVSCSKLLLLKFLSTCFHLLRYLQAGRNANSVFKVFHASDVLEAVMTSQLTASKNFTDVLTVPVWVQYLQEVQAFLENFLQMIIERRQSVRLNLEKFMSFLVSCKPDVGAAKSKESNAAAGQLLLMAFTTLCHVVTLYLQQLPEKKLQSADVLSALLEPVVLQMVRTVEHGLQSNTQNQPLPVAFIPSVTTLLKADLSHGVKKGWQKEPSGFLEQPRIKLYQKFYSQILRELPFAGGNLQFLQSALQFLTVFCSVPELYPGKEAAVMVVFAIKKLLTGPAITTQVIQSMEMELTEVLVQLLGNCSAEEFYTIMRLVLQGLEMKNVWQQKAKEVLSAVTLTKLLLSCPLSGDKEKAFWFASPQIITALAMQTKEACQDQSLISTIVVPILETVAALLRQGEGVLLNPHHVALAFSILLTVPLDHLKTEDYRNVFLGVHEVLFSIVQCHPKVLLKAAPSFLNSFHRLVVSVMHEGRQKGDRGNTDEFEDILKCAHLVERMYTHIAAEMEDFTVFSAFIVAQYVTELQKVTLHPAVKNHLTEGIYHILDLCIERDIKFLNASLPAGVREVFKDLYNDYNHYHKTKKQGEEKYTA, encoded by the exons ATGGCAGCGATCTACTCTGGGATTTACCTGAAGCTGAAAAGCGCCAAGACTTCTTGGGAAGAGAAACTCAAACTAGCCCGTTTTGCGTGGATTTCTCACCAGTGTGTTCTTCCTAATAAGGAGCAA GTATTACTCGATTGGGTGAGCCATGCGTTGGTTTCATACTACAATAAGAAATCTGAACTGGAGGATGAAGTTGTTGAGAAACTCTGGGCGTATCTAGACAACGTTATCCATAGTAGAAGACTACAGAATCTCTTAAAGAGTGGGAAGACAATTGGTCTCAGTTTTTCAATTGCACAG GTCATAAATGAAAGGTTATCAGAGGCCTGTtctcagaaaacacagcaaaacattgGCACGGTGCTGAGTTGCTCCAGTGGCATCCTTTCCACTCCTTCGCTCTCCATCATTTACACAGCAAAGTGTGAGCTCTTGGTCGATCTCCTCAGCAAGCTGTCCAAGCTGGCATGTCAGCAGCTGGCTTCTGACGATGCTGTGGGCTCCCAGTTGTTCAGCGTCCTCCAGCTTACCTTTGCTCAGTACCTCCTGATCCAGAGGCAGCAAACCAACCCGAATCGTGTGTTTGGGCAAGTGACAAGTCACTTGCTCCAGCCGTGTCTGCTCCTGAGGCACTTGCTAAGTGTGAGGAGCTGGACACAAGCAGATGACAACCATGTTCGTCAGCACCTGAGCAGGGAAATCCGAAACCAAGTAGAAACTTTGCTGCAGGCTGGGTTATTTCAGCCTGAGCTTTTCTCATCCTACAAAGAGGAGCTGCTGCCGGAACAGGAACtccaggagaagaagaaaggagctTTGAAAAGTCTTTTGTTACCAGTCAACACAGTGCAGACCAAGCTGGGCAGTGGCTGTTGTGAACCTGCCCTCCATGGAGCTGTTGTAGCTGGTTCGGTGTCCCTGCTATATAAGCTATTTCTGGACTCGTACTCTAAGGCAGAAAACCACCTTGTGTGTTTCCACATGCTCAGCAGGCTTTTTGGCTGTCTCAGGCTCTCTGGCCTACAGCAGGGTGTGAGGGAGGATACGCTCTCCTCTGCGGACTGGAGCACGGACCTGCTTGCTTTGGAACAACTTCTGAACTTGGTGTTTAGCAGTGATATCTATAATGTTGCCAGTGACCGTATCCGGCACAAGGAGGTACAGTTTGGGTTTTACCGCAAGCTAGCCCAGATGTTGATCAGGCACTCCCAAGCTTCCATCCCAGCTTGGTTCAGGTGTCTCAAACTCTTGATGTCATTAAACCACCTTATAGTAGAGCCAGACCTGGATGACTTAGTGGCTTCAGCTTGGATTGATGCCAAGGTCTCTGAGCCACGTACGAACAAGCCCCAGGAGGCTCTCATCAACACCATGTTTCAGACTTACTCCAAGCTGCGACAGTTCCCACGGCTCTTTGAGGAGGTGCTGACAGTCATTTGCTGGCCAGCTGCTGATGAACTGAGGCCGCCTGTCTTCTCTGCTGGCCTGACAGTAAAGCTTCGTGAGTGCCTCCTTGAACTGCCACCCAGCCAGATTCTGGACATTTTGTGCCTCTTCGTGGAGAAGTGCCAGACCCTTATCATTCCTGCTGTTGAAGGGTCAGCCGACATGGCCTTGAAGCTGCTCTCAGTGAGCTCGGTGCTGCATGCTTTTCTGTTCAACATGAGGAGCCTAGATGATGTCACTCCTTCACCTGTGGTCCTTCGCACTCAGAGTCTGCTGGCAAAGATGCAGAAGGGGGTAATTCAGCCACTGAtggagctgctgcaggctcctagaggagaggaagagaagtcAGACCTTTGGCTAAGGAAGGCCAGTGACTCTGCTCTCCTCCTTGTTTACACTTGGGTTGAGGTAGACAATTTGTTTGGTGTTAGCTGCAGTAAATATGTGTCTCCAACAGCtgaaattgctgctgctgttactgaACCTGCTGCAAGGCACTGGGGCATTTCAGCTTTCCTCCCGGGTGTGGAGGAGCAGTGCTGGGAGAGAGTCATGGAACTTGCAGATAGTTTTGCCTCCACTAGCAAATATTGCTTAGAACTGCTCacacttcagaaaatgaagatgatcTTAATGCAGACCAAAGCTGACCTACAGGCCTTGCAGCATGCTGCAGCTTTCATCCTGGAGTCTGGGAGATCCAGCATGAGCaggggagaatctgaaccatggGATGGAGATATCAGCACAATAAGCGATGTTACCTACCCTACAGCACATTGGCACCTTGTCATCTCCAACCTGACTATCCTGTTGCCGTATATTTCCTTGAAGGATGTGGAGTACATTGCAAATGTGCTTCTAGAGACGTTAGTATTGGCCAAAGCTCAGGAAGCTGCCACAGACCAGGAGCCTTCCATCAGCATTGGAAAGATATCTCTTGGTTTGATGCATAGCTCCTTTCTCCCAGAAATGAAGGTCCTGCACTGTGCTTTTCTGACCAGTCTTATTCATCAGATCGCTAGGGTGCTGCCCACTGCTGCCAGGGATTCAGTAGATCTGCCACttcagctgctggctgcagataATATCCCTTGGCATGAAGAAATCCTGGCTCCTTGCAGACCTGTTGACCCATTGGAAGAACCGTCCGAAAACAAACTGCTAAAGGATGAGCTCAGCTTGTCTTGGAAAACACTGGAGAAAGTTGCCCAATGTATAGTATTGTTAGCAAAAAATGACTGCCCTGTCATCCTGAAAGAAAGTCAGCTAGAAAACTGCTTGGGTTTGCTAGAAATTGCTTCTCTTCTGAAACTAGACAGTCTTCTTCCCTCTGACTGTACCCGGTGTTTTCTGGTGCTGCTGTCCCTGTTAGTCAATACCAGGGCTAGTGTCTCTTGCAGCAAGCTGTTATTGCTGAAGTTTTTAAGtacctgcttccacctcctgagGTACCTGCAAGCTGGCAGGAATGCCAACTCTGTTTTTAAGGTGTTTCATGCCAGTGATGTTCTTGAGGCTGTCATGACCTCCCAGCTTACAGCTAGCAAAAATTTCACTGATGTCTTGACGGTTCCTGTTTGGGTGCAGTATCTCCAGGAAGTCCAAGCCTTTTTGGAAAATTTTCTTCAGATGATTATTGAAAGAAGGCAAAGTGTGAGGCTCAACTTGGAGAAGTTCATGTCTTTCCTGGTGAGCTGCAAGCCAGATGTTGGTGCAGCCAAAAGCAAAGAATCGAATGCTGCAGCTGGGCAGTTACTGCTCATGGCATTCACCACACTGTGTCATGTCGTCACACTCTACCTTCAGCAGCTGCCAGAAAAGAAGCTGCAGTCTGCAGATGTACTGTCTGCTCTGTTGGAGCCAGTAGTTCTGCAGATGGTCAGAACTGTTGAACATGGTCTTCAGAGTAACACCCAAAACCAGCCTTTGCCTGTAGCATTCATACCATCTGTCACTACTCTTCTCAAAGCAGATCTGAGCCATGGTGTCAAGAAGGGCTGGCAGAAGGAGCCCAGTGGGTTTTTGGAGCAACCCCGTATTAAACTGTACCAAAAGTTTTACTCTCAGATACTGAGAGAGCTGCCCTTCGCTGGGGGTAATCTGCAGTTCCTTCAGTCTGCATTGCAGTTCCTGACGGTCTTCTGCTCAGTGCCAGAGCTGTATCCTGGAAAAGAAGCTGCGGTCATGGTTGTTTTTGCTATAAAAAAGCTTCTCACTG GTCCTGCAATCACAACCCAGGTGATCCAAAGTATGGAGATGGAGCTGACGGAGGTGCTTGTCCAGCTGCTGGGAAACTGCTCTGCTGAGGAGTTTTATACCATAATGAGGCTGGTGCTGCAGGGACTTGAAATGAAGAATGTTTGGCAACAGAAGGCTAAA GAAGTATTGTCAGCTGTTACACTAACCAAATTGTTGCTCAGCTGCCCATTGAGTGGAGACAAAGAGAAAGCTTTCTGGTTTGCCAGCCCACAGATTATCACAGCTTTAGCT ATGCAAACCAAAGAGGCCTGTCAGGACCAGTCACTGATTTCCACCATAGTTGTACCTATTCTAGAGACTGTGGCAGCTCTGCTAAGGCAAGGAGAAGGGGTTCTCTTGAATCCCCACCATGTGGCATTGGCATTCAGCATTCTCCTAACAGTCCCTCTGGATCATCTGAAGACAGAAGACTATCGCAATGTCTTCCTGGGAGTCCATGAAGTGCTCTTCTCTATTGTGCAGTGTCATCCGAAG GTGCTGTTGAAAGCAGCACCATCTTTTCTGAACAGTTTCCATCGTCTGGTTGTTTCTGTCATGCACGAAGGACGTCAGAAAGGAGACAGAG GCAACACAGATGAGTTTGAAGATATACTGAAGTGTGCACACTTGGTGGAACGGATGTATACTCATATTGCTGCAGAAATGGAAGACTTTACagtgttttctgctttcattgtGGCTCAGTATGTGACTGAATTGCAGAAG
- the URB2 gene encoding unhealthy ribosome biogenesis protein 2 homolog isoform X2: MAAIYSGIYLKLKSAKTSWEEKLKLARFAWISHQCVLPNKEQVLLDWVSHALVSYYNKKSELEDEVVEKLWAYLDNVIHSRRLQNLLKSGKTIGLSFSIAQVINERLSEACSQKTQQNIGTVLSCSSGILSTPSLSIIYTAKCELLVDLLSKLSKLACQQLASDDAVGSQLFSVLQLTFAQYLLIQRQQTNPNRVFGQVTSHLLQPCLLLRHLLSVRSWTQADDNHVRQHLSREIRNQVETLLQAGLFQPELFSSYKEELLPEQELQEKKKGALKSLLLPVNTVQTKLGSGCCEPALHGAVVAGSVSLLYKLFLDSYSKAENHLVCFHMLSRLFGCLRLSGLQQGVREDTLSSADWSTDLLALEQLLNLVFSSDIYNVASDRIRHKEVQFGFYRKLAQMLIRHSQASIPAWFRCLKLLMSLNHLIVEPDLDDLVASAWIDAKVSEPRTNKPQEALINTMFQTYSKLRQFPRLFEEVLTVICWPAADELRPPVFSAGLTVKLRECLLELPPSQILDILCLFVEKCQTLIIPAVEGSADMALKLLSVSSVLHAFLFNMRSLDDVTPSPVVLRTQSLLAKMQKGVIQPLMELLQAPRGEEEKSDLWLRKASDSALLLVYTWVEVDNLFGVSCSKYVSPTAEIAAAVTEPAARHWGISAFLPGVEEQCWERVMELADSFASTSKYCLELLTLQKMKMILMQTKADLQALQHAAAFILESGRSSMSRGESEPWDGDISTISDVTYPTAHWHLVISNLTILLPYISLKDVEYIANVLLETLVLAKAQEAATDQEPSISIGKISLGLMHSSFLPEMKVLHCAFLTSLIHQIARVLPTAARDSVDLPLQLLAADNIPWHEEILAPCRPVDPLEEPSENKLLKDELSLSWKTLEKVAQCIVLLAKNDCPVILKESQLENCLGLLEIASLLKLDSLLPSDCTRCFLVLLSLLVNTRASVSCSKLLLLKFLSTCFHLLRYLQAGRNANSVFKVFHASDVLEAVMTSQLTASKNFTDVLTVPVWVQYLQEVQAFLENFLQMIIERRQSVRLNLEKFMSFLVSCKPDVGAAKSKESNAAAGQLLLMAFTTLCHVVTLYLQQLPEKKLQSADVLSALLEPVVLQMVRTVEHGLQSNTQNQPLPVAFIPSVTTLLKADLSHGVKKGWQKEPSGFLEQPRIKLYQKFYSQILRELPFAGGNLQFLQSALQFLTVFCSVPELYPGKEAAVMVVFAIKKLLTGPAITTQVIQSMEMELTEVLVQLLGNCSAEEFYTIMRLVLQGLEMKNVWQQKAKEVLSAVTLTKLLLSCPLSGDKEKAFWFASPQIITALAMQTKEACQDQSLISTIVVPILETVAALLRQGEGVLLNPHHVALAFSILLTVPLDHLKTEDYRNVFLGVHEVLFSIVQCHPKKHKWLRL; the protein is encoded by the exons ATGGCAGCGATCTACTCTGGGATTTACCTGAAGCTGAAAAGCGCCAAGACTTCTTGGGAAGAGAAACTCAAACTAGCCCGTTTTGCGTGGATTTCTCACCAGTGTGTTCTTCCTAATAAGGAGCAA GTATTACTCGATTGGGTGAGCCATGCGTTGGTTTCATACTACAATAAGAAATCTGAACTGGAGGATGAAGTTGTTGAGAAACTCTGGGCGTATCTAGACAACGTTATCCATAGTAGAAGACTACAGAATCTCTTAAAGAGTGGGAAGACAATTGGTCTCAGTTTTTCAATTGCACAG GTCATAAATGAAAGGTTATCAGAGGCCTGTtctcagaaaacacagcaaaacattgGCACGGTGCTGAGTTGCTCCAGTGGCATCCTTTCCACTCCTTCGCTCTCCATCATTTACACAGCAAAGTGTGAGCTCTTGGTCGATCTCCTCAGCAAGCTGTCCAAGCTGGCATGTCAGCAGCTGGCTTCTGACGATGCTGTGGGCTCCCAGTTGTTCAGCGTCCTCCAGCTTACCTTTGCTCAGTACCTCCTGATCCAGAGGCAGCAAACCAACCCGAATCGTGTGTTTGGGCAAGTGACAAGTCACTTGCTCCAGCCGTGTCTGCTCCTGAGGCACTTGCTAAGTGTGAGGAGCTGGACACAAGCAGATGACAACCATGTTCGTCAGCACCTGAGCAGGGAAATCCGAAACCAAGTAGAAACTTTGCTGCAGGCTGGGTTATTTCAGCCTGAGCTTTTCTCATCCTACAAAGAGGAGCTGCTGCCGGAACAGGAACtccaggagaagaagaaaggagctTTGAAAAGTCTTTTGTTACCAGTCAACACAGTGCAGACCAAGCTGGGCAGTGGCTGTTGTGAACCTGCCCTCCATGGAGCTGTTGTAGCTGGTTCGGTGTCCCTGCTATATAAGCTATTTCTGGACTCGTACTCTAAGGCAGAAAACCACCTTGTGTGTTTCCACATGCTCAGCAGGCTTTTTGGCTGTCTCAGGCTCTCTGGCCTACAGCAGGGTGTGAGGGAGGATACGCTCTCCTCTGCGGACTGGAGCACGGACCTGCTTGCTTTGGAACAACTTCTGAACTTGGTGTTTAGCAGTGATATCTATAATGTTGCCAGTGACCGTATCCGGCACAAGGAGGTACAGTTTGGGTTTTACCGCAAGCTAGCCCAGATGTTGATCAGGCACTCCCAAGCTTCCATCCCAGCTTGGTTCAGGTGTCTCAAACTCTTGATGTCATTAAACCACCTTATAGTAGAGCCAGACCTGGATGACTTAGTGGCTTCAGCTTGGATTGATGCCAAGGTCTCTGAGCCACGTACGAACAAGCCCCAGGAGGCTCTCATCAACACCATGTTTCAGACTTACTCCAAGCTGCGACAGTTCCCACGGCTCTTTGAGGAGGTGCTGACAGTCATTTGCTGGCCAGCTGCTGATGAACTGAGGCCGCCTGTCTTCTCTGCTGGCCTGACAGTAAAGCTTCGTGAGTGCCTCCTTGAACTGCCACCCAGCCAGATTCTGGACATTTTGTGCCTCTTCGTGGAGAAGTGCCAGACCCTTATCATTCCTGCTGTTGAAGGGTCAGCCGACATGGCCTTGAAGCTGCTCTCAGTGAGCTCGGTGCTGCATGCTTTTCTGTTCAACATGAGGAGCCTAGATGATGTCACTCCTTCACCTGTGGTCCTTCGCACTCAGAGTCTGCTGGCAAAGATGCAGAAGGGGGTAATTCAGCCACTGAtggagctgctgcaggctcctagaggagaggaagagaagtcAGACCTTTGGCTAAGGAAGGCCAGTGACTCTGCTCTCCTCCTTGTTTACACTTGGGTTGAGGTAGACAATTTGTTTGGTGTTAGCTGCAGTAAATATGTGTCTCCAACAGCtgaaattgctgctgctgttactgaACCTGCTGCAAGGCACTGGGGCATTTCAGCTTTCCTCCCGGGTGTGGAGGAGCAGTGCTGGGAGAGAGTCATGGAACTTGCAGATAGTTTTGCCTCCACTAGCAAATATTGCTTAGAACTGCTCacacttcagaaaatgaagatgatcTTAATGCAGACCAAAGCTGACCTACAGGCCTTGCAGCATGCTGCAGCTTTCATCCTGGAGTCTGGGAGATCCAGCATGAGCaggggagaatctgaaccatggGATGGAGATATCAGCACAATAAGCGATGTTACCTACCCTACAGCACATTGGCACCTTGTCATCTCCAACCTGACTATCCTGTTGCCGTATATTTCCTTGAAGGATGTGGAGTACATTGCAAATGTGCTTCTAGAGACGTTAGTATTGGCCAAAGCTCAGGAAGCTGCCACAGACCAGGAGCCTTCCATCAGCATTGGAAAGATATCTCTTGGTTTGATGCATAGCTCCTTTCTCCCAGAAATGAAGGTCCTGCACTGTGCTTTTCTGACCAGTCTTATTCATCAGATCGCTAGGGTGCTGCCCACTGCTGCCAGGGATTCAGTAGATCTGCCACttcagctgctggctgcagataATATCCCTTGGCATGAAGAAATCCTGGCTCCTTGCAGACCTGTTGACCCATTGGAAGAACCGTCCGAAAACAAACTGCTAAAGGATGAGCTCAGCTTGTCTTGGAAAACACTGGAGAAAGTTGCCCAATGTATAGTATTGTTAGCAAAAAATGACTGCCCTGTCATCCTGAAAGAAAGTCAGCTAGAAAACTGCTTGGGTTTGCTAGAAATTGCTTCTCTTCTGAAACTAGACAGTCTTCTTCCCTCTGACTGTACCCGGTGTTTTCTGGTGCTGCTGTCCCTGTTAGTCAATACCAGGGCTAGTGTCTCTTGCAGCAAGCTGTTATTGCTGAAGTTTTTAAGtacctgcttccacctcctgagGTACCTGCAAGCTGGCAGGAATGCCAACTCTGTTTTTAAGGTGTTTCATGCCAGTGATGTTCTTGAGGCTGTCATGACCTCCCAGCTTACAGCTAGCAAAAATTTCACTGATGTCTTGACGGTTCCTGTTTGGGTGCAGTATCTCCAGGAAGTCCAAGCCTTTTTGGAAAATTTTCTTCAGATGATTATTGAAAGAAGGCAAAGTGTGAGGCTCAACTTGGAGAAGTTCATGTCTTTCCTGGTGAGCTGCAAGCCAGATGTTGGTGCAGCCAAAAGCAAAGAATCGAATGCTGCAGCTGGGCAGTTACTGCTCATGGCATTCACCACACTGTGTCATGTCGTCACACTCTACCTTCAGCAGCTGCCAGAAAAGAAGCTGCAGTCTGCAGATGTACTGTCTGCTCTGTTGGAGCCAGTAGTTCTGCAGATGGTCAGAACTGTTGAACATGGTCTTCAGAGTAACACCCAAAACCAGCCTTTGCCTGTAGCATTCATACCATCTGTCACTACTCTTCTCAAAGCAGATCTGAGCCATGGTGTCAAGAAGGGCTGGCAGAAGGAGCCCAGTGGGTTTTTGGAGCAACCCCGTATTAAACTGTACCAAAAGTTTTACTCTCAGATACTGAGAGAGCTGCCCTTCGCTGGGGGTAATCTGCAGTTCCTTCAGTCTGCATTGCAGTTCCTGACGGTCTTCTGCTCAGTGCCAGAGCTGTATCCTGGAAAAGAAGCTGCGGTCATGGTTGTTTTTGCTATAAAAAAGCTTCTCACTG GTCCTGCAATCACAACCCAGGTGATCCAAAGTATGGAGATGGAGCTGACGGAGGTGCTTGTCCAGCTGCTGGGAAACTGCTCTGCTGAGGAGTTTTATACCATAATGAGGCTGGTGCTGCAGGGACTTGAAATGAAGAATGTTTGGCAACAGAAGGCTAAA GAAGTATTGTCAGCTGTTACACTAACCAAATTGTTGCTCAGCTGCCCATTGAGTGGAGACAAAGAGAAAGCTTTCTGGTTTGCCAGCCCACAGATTATCACAGCTTTAGCT ATGCAAACCAAAGAGGCCTGTCAGGACCAGTCACTGATTTCCACCATAGTTGTACCTATTCTAGAGACTGTGGCAGCTCTGCTAAGGCAAGGAGAAGGGGTTCTCTTGAATCCCCACCATGTGGCATTGGCATTCAGCATTCTCCTAACAGTCCCTCTGGATCATCTGAAGACAGAAGACTATCGCAATGTCTTCCTGGGAGTCCATGAAGTGCTCTTCTCTATTGTGCAGTGTCATCCGAAG AAGCACAAATGGCTCAGGCTGTAG